DNA from Gammaproteobacteria bacterium:
GGATGACCGTGACGAGGCGGAAAGGGTCCTGCAGCTGATGCCGCAAAAATATCCCGAGCAGATTGAACTGCCCGTGCAGATGCCGACCCCCGACGATGTGCGCATCTTCCGCGTCACCCCTACGGTCATCTCCGTGCTCGACTACTCCCAGGGTTTTGGTCACGCCGACCTCGTTACGGTTTGAAGACTGTAACAAGGTTGGTGACTAGCCATCAGCGTGTCTATTCATCGCCGTCCGCGCAGCCCGGCCGTCTGGCGTGCATTGCCCGCGGGCATCTGGGCGCTGGGGTTCGGTTCACTGTTCATGGATATCTCCTCCGAGATGATCCACAGCCTGCTGCCGGTCTTCATGGTCACGGTGCTGGGTGCATCCATGGTGACCGTCGGCGTTATAGAAGGTATCGCGCAGGCGACGGCGGCCATCCTGAAAATATTCTCGGGCGCGCTGAGCGATTATCTCGGCAGGCGTAAAGTCCTGATGATCATCGGCTATGGGATTGCGGCCCTCACCAAACCGATGTTCCCGCTGGCCGCGTCCATCGGCTGGGTGTTCACCGCGCGTTTCGTCGATCGCATCGGCAAGGGGATTCGCGGTGCGCCGCGCGACGCGCTGGTGGCCGACATCACCCCGGCGCCCTTGCGCGGTGCGGCCTACGGATTGCGCCAGGCGCTCGATTCCGTCGGCGCCTTGCTCGGCCCGCTGCTGGCGGTAGTCTTTATGCTCTGGTTTGCCGATGACATCAGGGCCGTGATGTGGGTCGCCGTGGTGCCCGCCTTCATCGCCGTGGCATTGCTGATGATCTATGTGCGCGAACCTGAGCGCGCGCAGGCAGCCACCCATGTCGAGGCGCCACTCACCCTCGCCGACGTCAAACGCCTGCCGTTGCGGTATTGGATGGTGGTGCTGTTGGGAGCGGTGTTCACGCTGGCCCGTTTCAGTGATGCGTTTTTGATCTTGCGGGCCGAGGACATCGGCCTCGCGCTCGGCTATGTGCCGGTGGTCATGGTGGTGATGAACCTGTTCTATGCCACGGCGGCCTATCCGGCCGGGGCCGCCGCTGACCGCTTTCGCCAGCGCAGCCTGCTGTTGATCGGGTTTGCGTTGCTGATTGCGGCGGACGTGGTGCTCGCCGTAGCCGGGGGCGTCATGGCCGTGTTGGTCGGGGCGGCGTTGTGGGGTCTGCACATGGCCTTCACCCAGGGCCTGTTGTCCAAGCTCGTCGCCGACACCGTGCCAGCGCAGTTGCGCGGCACCGGGTTTGGGATATTCAATCTCGTCAGCGGAGGCTCACTGCTGTTCGCCAGCGTGATCGCCGGCACGCTGTGGAGCACGGTCGGACCTTCGGCGACGTTTCTGGCGGGTGCCGGTTTCGCCGCCGTCGCCGCGATCGGGCTTATAACGGTGAGTCGACGGGCCGAGTCATCGCATGTTGCGAAGTGATGTGTCGCCGCTGAATGACGTAAGCCATGTAGAGGCACGCTTTATGTGTCCGTGCAAAATGATAGGAACGTAACGAATGGTGGGTGTTGAAGTATGTATTGGTACTGCGTGGGTAACCCGGATGACGGGTTACACACCCTACATGTCTGTCTACAATCAGTATTTTGAGCAGACTGTTATTGCACCAAGGAGGAGTGAATCGTCATGAAACCTCGTATCAGCATGATCACCCTGGGGGTGCGTGATCTCCCGGCGTCGGTGAAGTTCTATCAACAGGGGCTGGGTTTTCCGCGGATGGAATCTCCGCCCGAGGTCGCATTTTTTACGCTGAACGGCACCTGGCTGGGGCTGTATGGGCGTGAGGCGCTGGCGGAGGATGCGACGGTGTCGGCGGAAGGTCAGGGCTTCGAGGCGTTCACCCTGGCGCACAATGTCGCCTCGGAGGCAGAGGTGGACGAGGTCATGCGCCAGGCGGTTGCCGCCGGGGCGGTTATGGTGAAGCCACCACAAAAGGTGTTTTGGGGCGGGTATAGCGGTTATTTCAAGGACCCCGATGGGCACCTTTGGGAGGTGGCACACAACCCCCTGTTCTGGGTTGGGCCAACTGACAGTGAGGCATGATATCTCGCGTGTTCTGAGGTGGACGCTTTCCCCCTGGAATTGCTGCCACTGGGATGGGCCCGTCAACGGTATATAGAGGATTTGTTGGGGGCTGTTAAAAGGTGCCGCGCCTTTGGTCTCGCGCTGCTGTTCTGTAACAGGCGTCTGGATTCTCGCCTATGCCGCCAGCGACCTGTCGATATCTTTTACAGATCAATACAAAGGCGGTCATTGTTAGACAGATTCTAACAGCAATTGTTTGCTTGCTGGTTGATTTTGGGAAACGGAGTTAATATTGCGCAGTCCATACGGTGGTGCATTTTCAATGCCCTATTTTAATTATGGTCGTTTTAATTCCGGTGCGCCAGAAATTCCAAGGGATGTCCCGAAGGCGCATTTTTAAATATCTTGTTAATAGGGGTTTTGACAATGAAGTTAGAAACTATAAAAAATATAACCATTACCGCAACCGTCCTGGTGGCAGGTCTGGGCCTTTCTTCCCTGAGCATTGCCGATGAGAAGGAAAACAATCCAGCCATCGACAGCATGCATACCATCATCATTGATAAATCGGTGGTTGCGGGTTCTATCGCAAAAGACGAAAACGGAAACATGGCTTTCGATCCGACCGGTAAGCTGATGTTCAATTACACCGGTAAGGTCTATTCCGTTAAGACGGACGGCAAGACCGCAGAGTTGAAATCGCTCAACAAGGAAGTTGGTACCATCGAAGGACAAGCGGCGTTCCCGATGGATTTTGGAATGCTGGCCATTGGTGTCAAGGCCTTCATGTATGGCGCTGGTCCGATGCCGGCGATTCCTCCGGTAATCGAATGGACGTGCAATACCTGCAGGATGGTTGTTGGAAAAAGTGTTTATCAATCCATTGTGGATGTCAGCGACAATTTTGACAGTGCCGCTGTCGAGGCAATGAAAATGAAAGGCCGCGCCTTCACTGGTCTGGGTCCTGTTGAACTGGGTCAGCTGTCGGCAGAAAGCATGACGGTGCGCATGGCGGGTTGTTCCGCGGTCGTCGGTGTTGAAGGCCCAAATGCCGGAAAGGTCGGCACCCTGTGTCTGAACGGTAGCTTCACCTTTGACCTGGCGGGCATAAACCTGAGCAACCCGATGCAGTCAACCATCACCGGCACCGGCACATCGAACTGCATTACGGTACTGCATACGCCGATGGCGATGTAAACAGACCACAGTTGATGCAGAGACCAGACGGCGAGCACTGCGGTGCTTGCCGTTTTTTATGGGTGTCCAAGAATCTCGCTGTAGAGTTTTGCCTGGCTAGGCGCTCAGCCTAACGGGCAGTTCTAATCTGCGAAAGTTATTTCCAAACAGGTGCCGATGGGAGTTAACCCTGCGTCCAGAAAGACGTATGCTTATCACTAATCGCCATTGTCTGGCGCAGTGATCGATGGCGTCCATCAACGGATG
Protein-coding regions in this window:
- a CDS encoding MFS transporter, with translation MSIHRRPRSPAVWRALPAGIWALGFGSLFMDISSEMIHSLLPVFMVTVLGASMVTVGVIEGIAQATAAILKIFSGALSDYLGRRKVLMIIGYGIAALTKPMFPLAASIGWVFTARFVDRIGKGIRGAPRDALVADITPAPLRGAAYGLRQALDSVGALLGPLLAVVFMLWFADDIRAVMWVAVVPAFIAVALLMIYVREPERAQAATHVEAPLTLADVKRLPLRYWMVVLLGAVFTLARFSDAFLILRAEDIGLALGYVPVVMVVMNLFYATAAYPAGAAADRFRQRSLLLIGFALLIAADVVLAVAGGVMAVLVGAALWGLHMAFTQGLLSKLVADTVPAQLRGTGFGIFNLVSGGSLLFASVIAGTLWSTVGPSATFLAGAGFAAVAAIGLITVSRRAESSHVAK
- a CDS encoding VOC family protein encodes the protein MKPRISMITLGVRDLPASVKFYQQGLGFPRMESPPEVAFFTLNGTWLGLYGREALAEDATVSAEGQGFEAFTLAHNVASEAEVDEVMRQAVAAGAVMVKPPQKVFWGGYSGYFKDPDGHLWEVAHNPLFWVGPTDSEA